Proteins co-encoded in one Stutzerimonas stutzeri genomic window:
- a CDS encoding phospholipase D-like domain-containing protein produces MLAGEVFPWRDGNRFQLLTDGPTFFPRILASIEAAERRVDVELYLVEDGRCVERLFDALVAAAERGVRVRCLFDGFGCLKLGQKARQRLSDAGIDFRQYNPLKLRLKFRNLHRDHRKLILIDDRHCFVGGAGATDEFWNPDNPDEHWHEVMVEIAGPLLDDWRRLFDVQWALCLKRRIWQLPLPQRQPRVPANPSLDTGMGRVAYSAARQHRDILHSLLRNLRHAQRRIWLATPYFLPTGRVRRELMRAARRGVDVQLLLTSRNTDHPAVRYAGQRYYPRLLRAGVRIHEYQPHFLHMKMVLVDDWVSIGSCNFDHWNLRWNLEANLEAVDTPFSESVVASFEHDFSRSLEIDLEQWHARPLSQRVYQRMWGLLDRLVINIFNRSG; encoded by the coding sequence ATGCTGGCGGGGGAGGTGTTCCCGTGGCGCGACGGCAACCGCTTCCAGCTGTTGACCGACGGGCCGACGTTCTTCCCGCGCATCCTGGCGAGTATCGAGGCGGCCGAGCGTCGGGTGGATGTCGAGCTTTACCTGGTAGAGGATGGCCGCTGCGTGGAGCGTTTGTTCGACGCGCTGGTGGCGGCAGCCGAACGCGGGGTGCGGGTGCGTTGCCTGTTCGATGGCTTTGGTTGCCTGAAACTGGGGCAGAAAGCGCGTCAGCGTCTGAGCGATGCCGGGATCGATTTTCGCCAGTACAACCCGCTGAAACTGCGCCTGAAATTTCGCAACCTGCACCGCGATCATCGCAAGCTGATCCTGATCGACGACCGGCATTGCTTCGTCGGCGGCGCTGGCGCAACGGATGAGTTCTGGAATCCTGACAACCCGGACGAGCACTGGCACGAAGTGATGGTCGAAATTGCCGGCCCGTTGCTCGACGACTGGCGGCGACTGTTCGATGTGCAATGGGCGTTGTGCCTGAAGCGGCGGATCTGGCAACTGCCGTTACCGCAGCGGCAGCCGAGGGTGCCGGCCAACCCCTCGCTCGACACGGGCATGGGGCGGGTCGCCTATTCAGCGGCGCGGCAGCATCGAGACATTCTGCATAGCCTGTTGCGCAACCTGCGACACGCACAGCGCCGGATCTGGCTGGCCACGCCTTATTTCCTGCCGACCGGTCGGGTACGCCGCGAATTGATGCGCGCGGCACGTCGAGGCGTCGATGTGCAGCTGTTGCTGACCAGCCGTAATACCGATCACCCCGCGGTGCGCTATGCCGGACAGCGCTATTACCCAAGGCTGCTCCGGGCGGGCGTGCGGATTCATGAATATCAGCCACACTTCCTGCACATGAAAATGGTGCTGGTCGATGACTGGGTCAGTATCGGTTCATGCAACTTCGATCACTGGAACCTGCGCTGGAACCTGGAGGCCAATCTGGAAGCGGTCGACACGCCGTTCAGCGAGTCTGTGGTCGCCAGCTTCGAGCATGATTTCTCCCGCAGCCTGGAAATCGACCTCGAGCAGTGGCACGCGCGTCCGCTCAGCCAGCGCGTCTATCAGCGCATGTGGGGCTTGCTCGATCGCCTCGTGATCAACATATTCAACCGCAGCGGCTGA
- a CDS encoding DJ-1/PfpI family protein codes for MAAKKILMLVGDYVEDYETMVPFQALQMVGHTVHAVCPDKKAGDTVRTAIHDFEGDQTYSEKPGHNFALNFDFAAVRAEDYDALVVPGGRSPEYLRLNEQVLSLVKAFGEAQKPIAAVCHGAQLLAAAGILQGRGCSAYPACAPEVRLAGGEYVDIPVDQAHTQGNLVTAPAWPAHPAWLAAFLELLGTRISL; via the coding sequence ATGGCTGCGAAGAAGATCCTGATGCTGGTCGGCGACTATGTTGAAGATTACGAAACCATGGTGCCGTTTCAGGCACTGCAGATGGTCGGGCACACCGTGCATGCGGTCTGTCCGGACAAGAAGGCGGGCGATACGGTGCGTACCGCGATCCATGATTTCGAGGGTGATCAGACCTACAGCGAGAAGCCGGGTCATAACTTCGCCCTGAACTTCGACTTCGCCGCGGTGCGGGCCGAGGATTATGACGCGCTGGTCGTGCCCGGCGGCCGCTCGCCGGAGTACTTGCGCCTCAATGAGCAGGTGCTAAGCCTGGTCAAGGCGTTCGGCGAGGCGCAAAAGCCGATTGCCGCGGTGTGCCATGGTGCGCAGCTGCTGGCGGCGGCGGGGATTCTCCAGGGCCGCGGCTGTAGTGCATACCCTGCCTGCGCGCCGGAAGTGCGGTTGGCCGGCGGTGAATATGTCGATATACCTGTGGATCAGGCTCATACCCAGGGCAATCTGGTGACCGCTCCGGCATGGCCGGCGCATCCGGCGTGGCTGGCGGCGTTTCTCGAACTGCTCGGTACGCGCATCAGCCTGTAA
- a CDS encoding VF530 family DNA-binding protein, which yields MNQAKDPLHGVTLHDILVELEAHFGWDGLAERVDIRCFKCDPSIKSSLTFLRKTPWARAKVEALYVQLRSAAQR from the coding sequence ATGAACCAGGCAAAAGATCCCCTGCACGGCGTCACGCTGCACGACATCCTCGTCGAACTCGAGGCCCATTTCGGCTGGGACGGCCTGGCCGAGCGGGTCGATATTCGCTGCTTCAAGTGCGATCCCAGCATCAAATCGAGCCTGACCTTCCTGCGCAAGACGCCCTGGGCGCGGGCCAAGGTCGAGGCGCTGTACGTACAGCTGCGCAGCGCTGCACAGCGCTAG